The following coding sequences are from one Natrarchaeobaculum sulfurireducens window:
- a CDS encoding NAD(P)/FAD-dependent oxidoreductase: MTQYVIIGDGISGSSAAETLREEDPDADITVITDEGEPLYNRILIKEHAKGKLPEAPISIHDEEWYDDRDIDLSLNTHVTTVDTDEKVVRIYDGEDIAYDKLLVATGGTPTQLPVENSDADGIHHFWTFQDARRIRESAENSEQAVIVGAGLLGIDFAAICGAQDVEGTYLMRGDRWWRYALTSEGAEIMHQAMRDVGVEPVFDSGVDRFEVDDDGYVTGAVDPNGDHYACDWAGVAIGLTFNTEFLQDTDVEQNNGVVVDEFMQTNVEDVYAAGDITRFYDVLLGEQAQNGSWGSAKEQGRVAAVNMAADDETEEFKWVSSYSITHFDFPFLSFGHPTIGDEHAERKYSDTEWRRIAFKDGKIVGGVLIGDLSPQSKFKQLMREQRVVADQTEVLLEQSVDLDDLAPAQEQ; this comes from the coding sequence ATGACTCAGTACGTTATCATCGGGGACGGGATCTCGGGCAGTTCAGCTGCTGAGACACTCCGGGAAGAGGACCCGGACGCCGACATCACCGTCATCACCGATGAGGGGGAGCCTTTGTACAACCGCATTCTGATCAAAGAACACGCGAAAGGCAAGCTTCCCGAAGCGCCGATCTCGATCCACGACGAGGAGTGGTACGACGATCGCGACATCGACCTCTCGCTCAACACCCACGTCACGACGGTCGACACCGACGAGAAGGTCGTCCGGATTTACGACGGCGAGGACATCGCGTACGACAAGCTCCTCGTCGCGACGGGCGGAACCCCGACCCAGCTGCCGGTCGAGAACAGCGACGCCGACGGTATCCACCACTTCTGGACGTTCCAGGACGCCCGCCGGATCCGCGAGAGCGCCGAGAACTCCGAGCAGGCAGTCATCGTTGGAGCCGGCTTGCTCGGAATCGACTTCGCCGCCATCTGTGGCGCTCAGGACGTCGAGGGCACGTACCTGATGCGCGGCGACCGCTGGTGGCGCTACGCGCTGACGAGCGAAGGTGCGGAGATTATGCACCAGGCGATGCGCGACGTCGGCGTCGAGCCAGTCTTCGACAGCGGTGTCGATCGGTTCGAGGTCGACGACGATGGCTACGTGACGGGCGCCGTCGATCCGAACGGCGATCACTATGCATGTGACTGGGCCGGCGTCGCCATCGGCCTGACGTTCAACACCGAATTCCTCCAGGACACCGACGTCGAACAGAACAACGGCGTCGTCGTCGACGAGTTCATGCAGACGAACGTCGAGGACGTCTACGCGGCCGGCGACATCACCCGCTTCTACGACGTACTGCTCGGTGAGCAGGCCCAGAACGGCTCCTGGGGCTCGGCAAAAGAGCAGGGCCGGGTCGCTGCCGTCAACATGGCCGCCGACGACGAGACGGAGGAGTTCAAGTGGGTCTCTTCGTACTCGATCACGCACTTCGACTTCCCCTTCCTCTCGTTTGGCCACCCGACGATCGGCGACGAACACGCCGAGCGCAAGTATTCGGACACCGAGTGGCGTCGCATCGCCTTCAAAGACGGCAAGATCGTCGGCGGTGTCCTGATCGGCGATCTCTCCCCACAGAGCAAGTTCAAACAGCTCATGCGCGAACAGCGCGTCGTCGCCGACCAGACAGAGGTCCTCCTAGAGCAGTCCGTCGACCTGGACGACCTCGCGCCCGCACAGGAGCAGTAG
- a CDS encoding chemotaxis protein CheD, with product MEGNDFEVIPVGVAEYALTTDERPLRTSGVGSCVVVALHDERAGVSGLLHFMLPRAESRSARDPPAKYADTGLEAMLTEFEAAGGKPRRAWAKLAGGAKMLDFDAFDRPIGDRNAEAAQEILEDHHIPLRGTDIGGDVGRMVTFDPATGELVVKTAGGERRRY from the coding sequence GTGGAGGGAAACGACTTCGAGGTAATACCCGTCGGCGTCGCAGAGTACGCCCTGACGACCGACGAGCGCCCGCTCCGGACCAGCGGTGTCGGCTCCTGTGTCGTCGTTGCTCTCCACGACGAGCGTGCGGGTGTCAGCGGTCTCTTACACTTCATGCTCCCGCGGGCGGAGTCGCGGTCGGCCCGCGATCCGCCAGCGAAGTACGCCGATACGGGCCTCGAGGCGATGCTCACGGAGTTCGAAGCCGCCGGCGGCAAACCCAGACGTGCGTGGGCAAAACTCGCAGGTGGCGCGAAGATGCTCGACTTCGACGCCTTCGACCGGCCGATCGGCGACCGCAACGCCGAAGCCGCACAGGAAATCCTCGAGGATCACCACATTCCTCTCAGAGGGACGGACATCGGCGGCGACGTCGGTCGCATGGTGACGTTCGATCCGGCCACTGGTGAACTGGTAGTCAAGACCGCTGGCGGAGAACGCAGACGCTATTAG
- a CDS encoding aminotransferase class V-fold PLP-dependent enzyme, translated as MDPIAIRDEMPALENGVYCNWGAGGPSPRRVVEAGEAALEHHEYDAPRGDGMYAAALEGFEEARTAVADLLGAAPTEIALTESTTDGINRVASALSWDETDVVVRTDLEHAAGILPWQRLERERGIDVRVLETTAGRLDLEDVKAVASEATLFCVSSLTWSHGTRLPIADLVDVAHDEDALVLVDAVQEPGQVPVDVEEWGADFVVGAGHKWLCGPFGSGFLYVREGVESGLAPASIGYRSVQDATAAEYVYAPGAARFEVGTSSPTPYAGLREAIELIEAIGVERIERRIESLTNRFKAGVTDERLLSPREFESGLVTVTADDPEATVERLAEDEIVVRSLPYPEAVRVSLHAFNTEDDVDAVLEALEDEPSSGNRA; from the coding sequence ATGGATCCGATAGCGATACGAGACGAGATGCCAGCGCTCGAAAACGGCGTCTACTGCAACTGGGGTGCGGGCGGCCCGAGCCCGCGTCGCGTCGTCGAGGCAGGTGAGGCGGCCCTCGAGCACCACGAGTACGATGCCCCGAGAGGCGACGGGATGTACGCGGCAGCGCTCGAGGGCTTCGAGGAGGCCCGGACGGCCGTCGCCGACCTTCTGGGAGCCGCACCGACCGAGATCGCCCTGACGGAGAGCACGACCGACGGGATCAATCGCGTGGCGAGCGCGCTATCGTGGGACGAGACGGACGTCGTCGTCCGCACCGACCTCGAGCACGCCGCTGGCATCCTGCCCTGGCAGCGTCTCGAGCGCGAGCGTGGAATCGACGTCCGGGTTCTCGAGACGACCGCGGGTCGACTGGATCTCGAGGACGTGAAAGCGGTCGCATCGGAGGCCACGCTGTTCTGTGTGAGTTCGCTCACCTGGAGCCACGGGACCCGACTCCCCATCGCGGACCTCGTCGACGTCGCCCACGACGAGGACGCGCTCGTGTTGGTCGACGCCGTCCAGGAGCCGGGACAGGTACCCGTCGACGTCGAGGAGTGGGGCGCTGATTTCGTCGTCGGTGCCGGTCACAAGTGGCTCTGTGGCCCCTTCGGCTCGGGCTTTCTGTACGTCAGAGAGGGCGTCGAGTCGGGCCTCGCCCCCGCGTCGATCGGCTATCGCAGCGTCCAGGACGCGACTGCAGCCGAGTACGTCTACGCACCCGGTGCCGCACGGTTCGAAGTCGGCACCTCGAGCCCGACGCCCTACGCGGGCCTCCGGGAAGCGATCGAGCTGATCGAGGCCATCGGAGTCGAACGGATCGAGCGTCGGATCGAGTCGCTGACGAACCGGTTCAAGGCCGGAGTGACGGACGAGCGGCTGCTCAGTCCCCGCGAGTTCGAGTCGGGCCTCGTCACCGTCACTGCCGACGATCCCGAGGCGACCGTCGAGCGACTCGCCGAGGACGAAATCGTCGTCCGATCGCTGCCCTACCCCGAGGCGGTCCGCGTCTCGCTACACGCGTTCAACACCGAAGATGACGTCGATGCAGTGCTCGAGGCGCTCGAAGACGAGCCGTCGTCGGGAAACCGCGCTTAA
- the nrfD gene encoding NrfD/PsrC family molybdoenzyme membrane anchor subunit has translation MSTKTPNEADILRPILQTTSKYYALVAVAGLAFAIFLVGWLYQLHEGLVVTGLSDWGTGGGVTWGMYIGAFIWWVGIAHGGIILSAAVRLLGMDRYMPVARLAELLTIAGLSAAGFFIIVHMGRPDRMVTSVIGHYNITVHNSPLVWDVTVITAYFVLTATYLGLTLRYDVSRLRDQLPDHFGPIYTMVTIGYTEREDEVVQRMVWWLALAIIIMAPLLLHGGVIPWLFAVLPTYPRWFGSVQGPQFLTIALTSAISGVIVLSYAFRRAYNWAHIITDDVFRGLTLWLGFFALLFLWLQLQQITTGTFFPPVELEIAWLATIEHPIYIVSMTLVALVLAYIFAQTIRPALFTKKRAVLSGLAVLTATLLEKVLFVIEGFLHPSFEIYYSTPGIYVPSLIELSSILGTIGMVTLFFLGVAKVFPVVELHAIEHLRGHGDDYEEPETHD, from the coding sequence ATGAGTACGAAAACGCCAAACGAGGCCGATATCCTGCGGCCGATACTGCAGACGACGTCGAAGTATTACGCGCTGGTCGCCGTTGCTGGCCTGGCCTTTGCCATCTTCCTGGTTGGCTGGCTGTACCAACTCCACGAGGGACTCGTCGTGACTGGACTCTCCGACTGGGGTACCGGTGGCGGTGTCACCTGGGGGATGTACATCGGGGCGTTCATCTGGTGGGTCGGCATCGCTCACGGCGGAATCATCCTTTCGGCGGCGGTTCGCCTGCTCGGGATGGACCGATATATGCCGGTCGCCCGGCTCGCAGAGCTGTTGACGATCGCCGGACTCTCCGCGGCTGGCTTTTTCATCATCGTCCATATGGGCCGGCCGGACCGGATGGTCACGAGCGTCATCGGCCACTACAACATCACGGTTCACAACTCACCGCTGGTGTGGGACGTAACCGTCATCACGGCGTACTTCGTCCTGACGGCGACCTACCTCGGACTCACACTTCGATACGACGTTTCACGGCTGCGCGACCAGCTGCCCGATCACTTCGGTCCGATCTACACGATGGTGACCATCGGCTACACCGAGCGCGAGGACGAGGTCGTCCAGCGGATGGTCTGGTGGCTCGCGCTCGCGATCATCATTATGGCACCGCTGTTGCTCCACGGCGGCGTGATCCCGTGGCTGTTCGCCGTCCTGCCGACGTATCCACGGTGGTTCGGCTCGGTGCAGGGGCCACAGTTTCTCACGATCGCGCTCACGTCGGCGATCAGTGGCGTCATCGTCCTCTCGTATGCCTTCCGGCGAGCGTACAACTGGGCACACATCATCACTGACGACGTCTTCCGCGGGCTAACGCTGTGGCTCGGCTTTTTCGCGCTGTTGTTTCTCTGGCTCCAGCTCCAGCAGATCACGACGGGGACGTTCTTCCCGCCCGTCGAACTGGAAATCGCCTGGCTCGCGACCATCGAACATCCAATCTACATCGTCTCGATGACTCTGGTCGCGCTCGTGTTGGCGTACATCTTCGCCCAGACGATCCGACCCGCGCTGTTCACGAAAAAACGCGCCGTCCTCAGCGGCCTGGCGGTCCTCACCGCGACGCTGCTGGAGAAAGTGCTGTTCGTCATCGAGGGCTTTCTGCACCCGTCCTTCGAGATCTACTACTCGACGCCGGGGATATACGTGCCGAGTCTGATCGAACTCTCTTCGATTCTCGGGACGATCGGCATGGTGACGCTGTTTTTCCTCGGCGTGGCCAAGGTGTTCCCCGTGGTTGAACTGCACGCGATCGAGCACCTCCGTGGACACGGCGACGACTACGAGGAGCCGGAAACGCACGACTAG
- a CDS encoding DUF7557 family protein, with the protein MSQTLEISDELAERIDSHREDGETREEFVEELVCIFETEGTFLQEGYSE; encoded by the coding sequence ATGTCACAGACACTCGAGATCAGCGACGAACTCGCGGAGCGAATCGACAGCCACCGGGAGGACGGCGAGACACGCGAGGAGTTCGTCGAAGAACTGGTGTGCATCTTCGAGACAGAAGGCACATTCCTCCAGGAAGGCTACTCGGAGTAG
- a CDS encoding triose-phosphate isomerase gives MRRLSPYFLVNFKSYEETAGDDGLAFIETIERVSEATDTRFAVAPQLPDLRWIAERTSLPVVAQAAIPRSDAGMGDATIEAVADAGAAAVFVTHPGLEVGFESVGPRIARCRDLGLESIVWVSDRETARAALSFDPDCLLYERPSDIASDDGMVRTDPERIERFVEFVSDESPRTSVFVGGGVRTAEDVERAFACGVDATGAASAAVEATDREGWLRSIAAAVPD, from the coding sequence ATGAGACGTCTCTCCCCATACTTTCTGGTTAACTTCAAGAGCTACGAGGAAACGGCCGGTGATGACGGCCTGGCCTTCATCGAGACCATCGAGCGCGTGAGCGAGGCGACCGACACTCGATTCGCCGTCGCCCCACAGCTTCCCGACCTCCGGTGGATCGCCGAGCGGACTTCGCTCCCAGTGGTCGCTCAGGCTGCCATCCCGCGGAGCGATGCCGGGATGGGGGACGCGACGATCGAGGCCGTCGCCGACGCCGGCGCGGCCGCCGTCTTCGTCACGCACCCCGGCCTCGAGGTCGGCTTCGAGTCCGTCGGCCCCCGGATCGCTCGTTGTCGGGACCTCGGCCTCGAGTCGATCGTCTGGGTTTCTGACCGCGAGACGGCGCGGGCGGCGCTTTCGTTCGATCCCGACTGTCTGTTGTACGAGCGACCGTCGGACATCGCCTCGGACGATGGGATGGTTCGGACCGACCCCGAGCGGATCGAGCGGTTCGTCGAGTTCGTCTCCGACGAGAGTCCCCGGACGTCGGTGTTCGTCGGCGGCGGCGTTCGGACCGCCGAAGACGTCGAACGCGCGTTCGCCTGCGGCGTCGACGCGACGGGTGCCGCCTCCGCGGCAGTCGAGGCCACCGACAGAGAGGGCTGGCTCCGCTCGATCGCGGCGGCAGTTCCGGACTGA
- a CDS encoding chemotaxis protein CheC: MEIDIRSLETYNELARDGAESAAAALSELTGIEARVEVTDVSLRSQSDLRAAFGDRGFAGVSVSLGEPLSGETVLSFDDSGREAITNSLVPTDDPERARSAIVEVGNIMVNGFVGGWADHLDTKVELTPPTYVEGTGVDALPETATDGDGYVLVFRSRVQTVGDDVDFRLLLVPELESLERLVERRADSGISLEKLAVFSEMTERGATRAAENITTMTGLEAAVEVNRVTFTSITDIPVHVGDDQRVGTVVQYSGTPSGYLAVLFDPDSARASVAPLFSGSSERDWEWDEIERGALEELCNVVVSGFVDGWANVLQTSIKHSPPSFVTDMGSSIVSPIIADVGREENYAFLLDSTIETGDIDSVGCQLFALPRPAELERALDELLIERAEQTRADPRDVF; this comes from the coding sequence ATGGAAATCGACATCCGCTCGCTCGAGACCTACAACGAACTCGCCAGAGACGGTGCCGAGTCCGCAGCCGCGGCGCTCTCGGAGCTGACGGGCATCGAGGCGCGCGTCGAAGTGACCGACGTCTCGTTGCGGTCCCAATCGGACCTGCGCGCTGCGTTCGGCGACCGCGGGTTCGCTGGCGTTAGCGTCTCGCTTGGCGAGCCACTCTCGGGCGAGACGGTTCTGTCGTTCGACGACAGCGGACGCGAGGCCATCACGAACAGCCTCGTTCCGACGGACGATCCCGAACGGGCTCGAAGCGCCATCGTCGAAGTCGGGAACATCATGGTGAACGGCTTCGTCGGCGGCTGGGCCGACCACCTGGACACGAAAGTCGAACTCACGCCGCCGACGTACGTCGAGGGGACAGGCGTCGACGCCTTACCGGAGACGGCGACCGACGGCGACGGCTACGTCCTCGTCTTCCGAAGTCGTGTCCAGACCGTCGGCGACGACGTCGACTTTCGGCTCCTCCTGGTGCCGGAACTCGAGTCCCTCGAGCGGCTGGTCGAGCGTCGCGCCGATAGCGGCATCTCCCTCGAGAAACTCGCGGTGTTCAGCGAGATGACCGAACGCGGAGCCACGCGGGCAGCCGAGAACATCACCACGATGACCGGCCTCGAGGCGGCCGTCGAGGTGAACCGGGTAACGTTTACCTCCATTACGGACATCCCCGTCCACGTCGGTGACGACCAGCGGGTCGGCACCGTCGTCCAGTACTCCGGAACGCCGAGTGGGTATCTCGCCGTCCTCTTTGATCCCGACTCCGCCAGAGCGAGCGTTGCCCCCCTGTTCTCCGGCTCGAGCGAGCGCGACTGGGAGTGGGACGAAATCGAACGCGGTGCACTCGAAGAACTCTGTAACGTCGTCGTCAGCGGCTTCGTCGACGGCTGGGCGAACGTCTTGCAGACGTCGATCAAACACTCCCCGCCGTCGTTCGTCACCGACATGGGCTCTTCGATCGTGAGCCCGATCATCGCCGACGTCGGGCGCGAGGAGAACTACGCGTTCTTGCTCGATTCGACGATCGAGACAGGCGACATAGACTCCGTCGGCTGTCAGCTATTCGCCCTTCCGCGCCCGGCCGAACTCGAGCGGGCACTCGACGAACTGCTCATCGAACGCGCTGAACAGACCAGAGCAGACCCTCGCGACGTCTTCTAA
- a CDS encoding universal stress protein, which produces MFDRILVPTDGSGPANAALEYAGEIAAREDLTVTVLHVVDPDDDPPEASVEDLLEEGRTWAAEADAPIIDAVRTGTPREAILEFAADRDVDAIVMGSRGRRGIGRLVLGSVTEGVVREADVPVLVVRGSADVRRRYPVETVLVPTDGSVHADAALEHALAIGDHLEADVHVVTSVDVSPAELGEGTDLRLDRLETHAQSVVDDATDRAASVGLEVTTAVRHGSIARTIGAYADEHDVDLLIMGTHGRSGIDRLLLGSATERVLRTAPAPVLTIRAPETDQ; this is translated from the coding sequence ATGTTCGACCGGATCCTCGTGCCGACCGACGGGAGCGGGCCGGCCAACGCGGCGCTCGAGTACGCCGGCGAGATCGCGGCCCGCGAGGACCTCACCGTCACCGTGTTGCACGTCGTCGATCCCGACGACGACCCACCCGAAGCCAGCGTCGAGGACCTCCTCGAGGAGGGCCGCACGTGGGCTGCCGAGGCGGACGCACCGATCATCGACGCGGTTCGGACCGGGACGCCGCGGGAGGCTATCCTCGAGTTTGCAGCCGATCGTGACGTCGATGCGATCGTCATGGGCTCTCGTGGACGACGCGGGATCGGTCGACTCGTCCTCGGAAGCGTCACGGAGGGCGTCGTCCGCGAGGCCGACGTTCCGGTGCTCGTCGTCCGGGGCAGCGCCGACGTCAGGCGACGCTACCCCGTCGAGACCGTGCTCGTGCCGACCGACGGAAGCGTCCATGCAGACGCCGCCCTCGAGCACGCGCTCGCGATCGGCGACCACCTCGAGGCTGACGTCCACGTGGTGACGTCGGTCGACGTCTCGCCCGCCGAACTCGGTGAGGGAACCGACCTCCGACTCGACCGACTCGAGACACACGCCCAGTCGGTCGTCGACGACGCCACCGACCGCGCCGCCAGTGTCGGCCTCGAGGTCACGACGGCAGTCCGTCACGGCTCGATCGCGCGTACGATCGGGGCGTACGCCGACGAACACGACGTAGACCTGCTCATCATGGGAACTCACGGTCGAAGCGGGATCGATCGACTGCTCCTGGGCAGCGCCACCGAGCGTGTGCTTCGGACGGCCCCGGCACCGGTCCTGACGATCCGGGCTCCAGAGACCGACCAGTAA
- the uvrA gene encoding excinuclease ABC subunit UvrA: protein MSKETIEVRGAEEHNLKDLDVTIPRESFTVVTGLSGSGKSSLAFETVYAEGQRRYIESLSAYARNFLGQMDKPQVETVEGLSPAISIDQKNAANNPRSTVGTVTELHDYLRLLYARVGTPHCPDCGREVGEQSAQNMVERILELPEGTKAKLAAPVVRDQKGAFEDLFDELVSAGYSRAEVDGEEHDLTLEKPDLDENFDHTIDVIVDRVKVSTESRPRIIDSVETALEEAEGVLKLILPDPPEGVAEELGEEARRTGALGDEREDDGRFVVEFSKDLACTHCGIDVPEIETRSFSFNSPHGACPECEGLGETKEVDEDLVIQDPSKPLKHVFEPWSYNRSYYQTRLDAVAAHFDVSLSTPYEDLDERIQQAFLYGTNEQVTFERSTRNGTRRKRKRFEGVIPNLDRRYLETDSESTREHIEDYMSVTECPACDGTRLKPASRAVLVDGTSITEINAMSIGDALAHFESLEANFTERERVIAEEILKEIRARLGFMCEVGLEYLTLDREASTLSGGESQRIRLATQIGSGLVGVLYVLDEPSIGLHQRDNDRLLDTLCELRDLGNTLLVVEHDEETMRRADNVIDMGPGPGKRGGEVVVNGPVEEVKACEESITGDYLSGRRQIPVPEERRDPDGALTILGARQHNLEDVDVDIPLGCFTAITGVSGSGKSTLMHEVLYKGLAREMNDNTSVIPGDHDSLEGLDAIETVRLIDQSPIGRTPRSNPATYTNVFDYIRELFAQTKLAKQRGYEKGRFSFNVKGGRCEECGGQGTVKIEMNFLSDVYVPCEECNGARYNDATLDVTYKGKTIADVLEMEVDEAYDFFESNSQIRRRLKLLKDVGLDYMTLGQPSTTLSGGEAQRIKLAEELGKKDSGETLYLLDEPTTGLHHEDERKLIDVLHRLTDDGNTVVVIEHELDLVKNADHVIDLGPEGGEHGGQIVATGTPEEVARLEDSHTGQYLRDLLPDVDLEGPRGERVEPVTASMDDD from the coding sequence ATGAGCAAGGAGACCATCGAGGTACGGGGCGCAGAAGAGCACAACCTCAAAGACCTCGACGTGACGATTCCCCGTGAGTCGTTCACCGTCGTCACCGGCCTCTCGGGGTCGGGCAAGTCCTCACTGGCGTTCGAGACCGTCTATGCCGAGGGCCAACGACGGTACATCGAGAGCCTCTCGGCGTACGCCCGGAACTTTCTCGGCCAGATGGACAAACCGCAGGTCGAGACCGTCGAAGGGCTCTCACCGGCAATCTCGATCGACCAGAAAAACGCCGCGAACAACCCCCGCTCGACAGTGGGGACTGTCACCGAACTCCACGATTATCTTCGACTCCTCTATGCCCGCGTCGGAACCCCACACTGTCCCGACTGTGGCCGTGAAGTCGGCGAGCAGTCCGCCCAGAACATGGTCGAGCGCATCCTCGAGTTACCCGAGGGGACGAAAGCCAAACTCGCTGCGCCGGTCGTCCGCGACCAGAAGGGTGCCTTCGAGGATCTCTTCGACGAACTCGTCTCGGCAGGATACTCCCGCGCCGAGGTCGACGGCGAGGAACACGACCTCACCCTCGAGAAACCCGACTTAGACGAGAACTTCGATCACACGATCGACGTGATCGTCGACCGCGTGAAGGTCTCGACCGAATCGCGCCCGCGGATCATCGACAGCGTCGAGACCGCACTCGAAGAGGCGGAGGGCGTCTTAAAACTCATCCTTCCGGACCCGCCCGAAGGGGTTGCCGAAGAACTCGGCGAGGAAGCCCGACGAACCGGTGCCCTCGGTGACGAGCGCGAAGACGACGGCCGGTTCGTCGTCGAGTTCTCGAAGGACCTCGCGTGTACCCACTGTGGGATCGACGTCCCCGAGATCGAAACCCGGAGTTTTTCGTTCAACTCGCCCCATGGCGCCTGCCCGGAGTGTGAAGGACTCGGCGAGACCAAAGAGGTCGACGAGGACCTCGTGATTCAGGACCCCTCGAAGCCACTGAAACACGTCTTCGAGCCCTGGAGCTACAACCGCTCGTACTACCAGACGCGCCTCGACGCCGTCGCGGCGCATTTCGACGTCTCGCTGTCGACGCCCTACGAGGACCTCGACGAACGGATTCAACAGGCGTTTCTCTACGGGACGAACGAGCAGGTGACCTTCGAGCGCAGCACCCGCAACGGCACGCGACGCAAGCGCAAACGCTTCGAGGGAGTCATCCCCAACCTCGATCGGCGGTACCTCGAGACCGACTCGGAGTCGACGCGCGAACACATCGAGGACTACATGTCTGTCACCGAGTGTCCGGCCTGTGACGGGACCCGGCTCAAACCCGCCAGCCGTGCGGTGCTCGTCGACGGCACCTCGATCACCGAGATCAACGCGATGAGCATCGGTGACGCCTTAGCACACTTCGAGTCGCTCGAGGCGAACTTCACCGAACGCGAGCGGGTGATCGCCGAGGAGATTTTAAAGGAGATCCGTGCTCGCCTCGGATTCATGTGCGAGGTCGGCCTCGAGTACCTCACCCTCGACCGCGAGGCGTCGACGCTGTCGGGCGGTGAGAGCCAGCGGATTCGGCTGGCAACCCAGATCGGCTCCGGGCTCGTGGGCGTGCTGTACGTCTTAGACGAGCCCTCGATCGGGCTCCACCAGCGGGACAACGACCGCCTGCTCGATACGCTCTGTGAACTCAGGGATCTGGGCAACACCTTGCTCGTCGTCGAACACGACGAGGAGACGATGCGCCGGGCTGACAACGTCATCGACATGGGTCCCGGTCCCGGCAAGCGCGGGGGCGAGGTCGTCGTCAACGGCCCCGTCGAGGAGGTCAAAGCCTGCGAAGAGTCGATTACCGGCGACTACCTCTCCGGTCGACGCCAGATTCCCGTCCCCGAGGAGCGACGTGATCCCGACGGCGCACTGACGATCCTCGGCGCCCGCCAGCACAACCTCGAGGACGTCGACGTCGACATCCCACTGGGCTGTTTCACGGCCATCACGGGCGTCTCGGGCTCCGGAAAGTCGACGCTCATGCACGAGGTTCTCTACAAGGGACTGGCCCGCGAGATGAACGACAACACGAGCGTCATTCCGGGCGACCACGACAGTCTCGAGGGCCTCGATGCGATCGAGACTGTCCGGTTGATCGATCAGTCGCCGATCGGTCGCACACCGCGGTCGAATCCGGCCACGTACACCAACGTCTTCGACTACATCCGGGAGCTGTTCGCCCAGACCAAACTCGCGAAACAGCGCGGCTACGAGAAGGGACGGTTCTCGTTCAACGTCAAGGGCGGCCGCTGTGAGGAGTGTGGCGGCCAGGGTACCGTCAAGATCGAGATGAACTTCCTTTCGGACGTCTACGTCCCCTGTGAGGAGTGTAACGGCGCTCGCTACAACGACGCCACGCTCGACGTCACCTACAAGGGCAAGACGATCGCCGATGTCCTCGAGATGGAGGTCGACGAAGCCTACGACTTCTTCGAGTCGAACTCCCAGATCCGCCGCCGACTCAAACTGCTGAAAGACGTCGGCCTCGACTACATGACTCTCGGCCAGCCCTCGACGACGCTGTCCGGTGGCGAGGCTCAGCGAATCAAACTCGCCGAAGAACTCGGGAAGAAAGACTCCGGCGAGACGCTTTACCTGCTCGACGAGCCGACGACCGGGCTGCACCACGAAGACGAGCGCAAACTCATCGACGTCCTCCACCGGCTGACCGACGACGGCAACACGGTCGTCGTCATCGAACACGAACTCGACCTCGTGAAAAACGCCGACCACGTCATCGACCTCGGCCCCGAAGGCGGCGAACACGGCGGACAGATCGTCGCCACCGGCACCCCCGAGGAGGTGGCCCGTCTCGAGGACTCCCATACCGGTCAGTACCTGCGGGACCTGTTGCCCGACGTCGACCTCGAGGGGCCACGCGGCGAGCGTGTCGAGCCCGTGACGGCGTCGATGGACGACGACTGA